The proteins below come from a single Roseiflexus sp. RS-1 genomic window:
- a CDS encoding FAD-dependent monooxygenase — protein sequence MKVIIIGGGIGGLCTALAMRTQGIDAVIYERAPEPGDVGAGLMLWPNAMKVLSALGAGAAVIAAGARLIHSRLCTANGKTLYEGRLDELETRVGTPVVAIHRAALHRILAEALETGMLRFAMPCVNVVQHADSVTVQFANGASDSADLLVGADGIRSAVRRQMFPHIQLRYSGYTAWRGVVETTDEAALGVTTEIWGMGARFGIVRVDRSRVYWFATYNQPAGEISSPEERKAKLLSIFRTWCAPVPHLLEATPAAAILHNDIYDIRSFAPWSREQVTLLGDAAHPTTPNMGQGACMAIESAYVLARALAQEPGLPSALHRYEAERRARTRWVTNTSWSIGRGAQIDHPALCLLRNWLVRSLPASMFQSLLWRAAGYDVTAS from the coding sequence ATGAAAGTGATCATCATCGGCGGCGGCATCGGCGGGTTGTGTACCGCCCTGGCTATGAGAACCCAGGGCATAGATGCGGTCATCTACGAACGCGCCCCTGAGCCGGGCGACGTCGGCGCCGGATTGATGCTCTGGCCCAATGCAATGAAGGTCTTGTCTGCACTCGGCGCAGGCGCCGCAGTTATCGCAGCGGGAGCGCGACTGATCCACTCCCGGCTCTGTACGGCGAATGGCAAAACGCTCTACGAAGGGCGTCTCGACGAACTGGAGACCCGGGTTGGTACGCCGGTTGTCGCAATCCATCGCGCCGCCCTGCACCGCATCCTCGCAGAAGCATTGGAAACCGGCATGCTCAGGTTTGCGATGCCCTGTGTCAATGTCGTACAGCACGCCGATTCGGTCACCGTTCAGTTTGCAAACGGCGCATCCGACAGCGCAGATCTCCTTGTTGGCGCAGATGGGATTCGCTCGGCTGTGCGCAGGCAGATGTTTCCCCACATTCAGCTGCGTTATTCGGGATATACCGCCTGGCGCGGCGTTGTGGAGACAACCGATGAAGCCGCGCTGGGTGTGACAACTGAGATATGGGGAATGGGTGCGCGTTTTGGAATTGTGCGTGTCGACCGAAGCCGCGTCTACTGGTTTGCGACGTATAACCAGCCAGCTGGCGAAATCTCCTCTCCAGAAGAGCGCAAAGCAAAACTGCTCAGTATATTCAGAACCTGGTGCGCTCCTGTTCCACATCTGCTGGAAGCCACCCCTGCAGCAGCGATCCTGCACAACGATATCTACGATATCCGATCCTTTGCACCGTGGAGCCGGGAACAGGTTACGCTGCTGGGGGATGCTGCACATCCCACGACCCCCAATATGGGACAGGGTGCATGTATGGCAATTGAGTCGGCGTATGTACTGGCGCGCGCATTGGCGCAAGAACCCGGTCTCCCATCCGCTCTCCATCGTTATGAAGCCGAACGCCGCGCTCGCACGAGGTGGGTGACGAACACATCGTGGTCCATCGGTAGAGGCGCACAAATAGATCATCCCGCCTTGTGTCTGTTGCGCAACTGGCTGGTCAGGTCGCTGCCAGCCAGCATGTTCCAATCACTCCTGTGGCGTGCGGCTGGATACGATGTCACAGCGTCATAG